The following coding sequences lie in one Glycine max cultivar Williams 82 chromosome 19, Glycine_max_v4.0, whole genome shotgun sequence genomic window:
- the LOC100786313 gene encoding glucose-1-phosphate adenylyltransferase large subunit 1, with protein MMVASELQGFFMSLGSKKTSFHRDRNLPSSFTGSRVNLLHSKSVASGFRLGKYFSVTQRNTTRRFLATSTLADVANDFMALQSPILTGREANPKTVASIILGGGAGTRLFPLTQRRAKPAVPFGGCYRLVDIPMSNCINSGINKIYVLTQFNSQSLNRHIARTYNWGGCINFGGGFVEVLAATQTPGESGKKWFQGTADAVRQFLWLFEDADHKNIENILILCGDQLYRMDYMEIVQKHINSCADISVSCLPVDGSRASDFGLVKVDERGQICQFLEKPKGELLRSMHVDTSIFGLSAQEARKFPYIASMGIYVFKIDVLLKVLRGCYPNANDFGSEVIPMAAKDFNVQACLFNGYWEDIGTIKSFFDANLALMDQRPKFQLYDQSKPIFTCPRFLPPTKMEKCEVINSLISDGCFLKECTVEHSIVGIRSRLDSGVQLKDTMIMGADYYQTEAEIASLLAAGNVPIGIGKNTKIVNCIIDKNARIGNNVIIANKDNVQEADRPSEGFYIRSGITVVLKESVISNGTII; from the exons ATGATGGTGGCAAGTGAGCTACAAGGATTTTTCATGTCCCTGGGTTCAAAGAAGACATCCTTCCACCGTGACAGGAATCTGCCTTCCTCTTTCACTGGTAGCAGAGTGAACTTGCTTCATTCAAAGAGTGTAGCATCTGGTTTTCGTCTAGGAAAATATTTTAGTGTTACACAGAGAAATACAACCAGAAGATTTTTGGCTACTTCTACTCTTGCAGATGTTGCAAATGATTTTATG GCCCTTCAATCACCAATACTTACAGGAAGAGAAGCCAACCCAAAGACTGTTGCATCGATCATATTAGGTGGTGGAGCTGGAACTCGTCTATTCCCCCTCACTCAAAGAAGGGCTAAACCTGCT GTTCCATTTGGAGGATGCTATAGGCTGGTGGACATACCAATGAGTAATTGTATTAACAGTGGAATTAACAAAATCTACGTCCTTACACAATTTAATTCTCAGTCCCTAAATCGCCACATTGCTCGAACATATAATTGGGGAGGTTGCATTAACTTTGGAGGTGGTTTTGTTGAG GTATTAGCAGCAACTCAGACACCTGGGGAATCAGGAAAGAAGTGGTTTCAGGGTACAGCGGATGCTGTAAGACAATTTCTTTGGTTGTTTGAG GATGCTgatcataaaaatatagaaaacattCTGATATTGTGTGGTGATCAGCTATATCGAATGGATTACATGGAAATTGTACAG AAGCACATTAATTCATGTGCTGATATATCAGTATCTTGTCTCCCAGTGGATGGCAG TCGGGCTTCTGATTTTGGATTAGTGAAGGTTGATGAAAGAGGACAGATATGCCAGTTCCTTGAAAAACCCAAGGGCGAATTGTTAAGATCTATG CATGTAGATACAAGTATTTTTGGACTATCAGCTCAAGAAGCAAGGAAATTTCCATACATTGCATCAATGGGTATATATGTGTTCAAAATAGATGTTCTGCTAAAAGTTCTCAG GGGTTGTTATCCTAACGCAAATGATTTTGGATCTGAGGTCATTCCCATGGCTGCAAAAGATTTTAATGTCCAG GCATGTCTTTTCAATGGTTATTGGGAAGATATTGGGACTATAAAATCTTTCTTTGATGCAAACTTGGCTCTTATGGACCAG CGGCCCAAGTTTCAGTTGTATGACCAGTCCAAGCCTATTTTTACATGTCCTCGGTTCCTACCACCAACTAAAATGGAGAAGTGTGAG GTaattaactctttaatttcagaTGGTTGCTTTTTAAAAGAGTGCACAGTTGAACATTCCATTGTGGGAATCCGATCAAGACTTGATTCTGGAGTGCAGCTAAAG GATACCATGATAATGGGTGCTGACTATTACCAAACTGAGGCTGAAATAGCTTCTCTTTTAGCAGCGGGAAATGTTCCAATAGGCATTGGGAAAaataccaaaattgt GAATTGTATAATTGACAAAAACGCAAGAATTGGAAACAATGTAATTATTGCAAACAAAGAC